One genomic region from Halobacteriovorax vibrionivorans encodes:
- a CDS encoding CHASE3 domain-containing protein, which translates to MKRQNSRNRLRFANVISKISVLSCILISQVTSANSSTDFIQQIVDGHSYRKENVHGSQINVLESTAYQRNYYLHLRKLLQNRIIQVVSPYIEEQNQLAALIESGNATQEQRSRLAQIEQKIESIKSRDYVLNLHQEIKEYEDQNMDYYCYDNQKTTLRLMKGEDFDVRCIDNQSAQRIVDVATNDPQKANEISVETSSGKAPQPEGKLYFCYQRDKSILTKSKSCNPKKVRLTDDELEKVGKSNCYPINQNYTYNEADGFTPIARLYSRCRDEICTNATDQIDFENFQMISFSQNQAGQCLNDNSESRVCAQTYTCQNKTYQVTCQFDDEKPVDNNKCNVQSINEDTIMNKCTIVELGTEV; encoded by the coding sequence GTGAAGAGACAAAATTCAAGAAATCGACTGAGGTTTGCTAACGTCATCTCAAAGATTAGCGTACTTAGTTGTATATTAATTTCCCAAGTAACAAGTGCAAATAGCAGTACTGACTTCATTCAACAAATTGTTGATGGACATTCATATAGAAAAGAGAATGTACACGGTAGTCAAATTAATGTTCTTGAATCAACTGCATATCAAAGAAACTATTATCTTCACTTAAGAAAGCTCTTACAAAATAGAATCATTCAAGTAGTAAGTCCTTATATTGAAGAACAAAATCAACTAGCGGCCCTTATTGAAAGTGGTAATGCTACTCAAGAACAAAGATCGAGACTCGCACAAATTGAGCAAAAAATAGAGTCTATCAAAAGTAGAGACTACGTATTAAATCTACACCAAGAAATCAAAGAGTATGAAGATCAGAATATGGATTATTATTGTTACGATAATCAAAAAACGACATTAAGGCTCATGAAAGGTGAAGACTTTGATGTGCGTTGTATTGATAATCAAAGTGCACAAAGAATCGTAGATGTTGCAACTAATGATCCTCAAAAGGCTAACGAGATAAGTGTAGAGACATCATCTGGTAAAGCTCCTCAACCAGAAGGAAAGCTTTATTTCTGTTATCAAAGAGATAAAAGCATTCTTACAAAATCAAAGAGCTGTAATCCTAAAAAAGTCAGATTAACTGATGATGAACTTGAAAAAGTTGGTAAGTCGAATTGTTATCCAATTAATCAAAACTATACATATAACGAAGCAGATGGTTTCACACCAATTGCTAGGCTATATTCTCGATGTCGTGATGAGATTTGTACAAATGCAACAGATCAAATAGACTTCGAAAACTTTCAAATGATTTCATTCTCACAAAATCAAGCTGGTCAATGCTTAAATGACAATAGTGAGTCTAGAGTTTGTGCACAAACTTATACATGCCAAAACAAAACATACCAAGTTACTTGTCAATTTGATGATGAAAAACCAGTTGATAATAACAAATGTAATGTTCAATCAATTAATGAAGATACAATTATGAATAAATGTACAATTGTTGAATTAGGAACGGAGGTGTAA